In uncultured Desulfuromonas sp., the genomic stretch TTGCATGCAGTCACAAACCGATGCGGACCGTGTCGAACAGCTTGGGGCGCCGCTGGATAAAATTGTTGTCACCGGCAATATCAAGTTTGATATGGAGTCAAGCTTGCCCGCCGATGTCAGCAATGAGCAATTGCGACGGGAATTCCATATCCCGAAAAACTGCCGGGTTCTGGTTGCCGGGAGTACCCACAGTGGGGAAGAGGAGTTGGTTATCACGGTTTACCAACAACTGCGCAAGCGCTTCGATGATCTGCTGCTGATTCTGGTGCCGCGCCATCCTGAGCGGTGCGATCAGGTGGCGGAATGGTTGACGGATGCCCGTCTGCAATGGCAACGGCGCTCACAGTTGGCGGATCAGCCCCTTGCCTGTGGCCAGGTGTTGCTGGTGGATACCATTGGTGAAATGCTCAAATTTTACCAGTTGGCTCAGGTGATCTTTGTTGGTGGTAGTCTCGTGCCCATTGGTGGCCATAACGTTCTTGAAGCGTCGCTGTTGAAGAAGCCGGTCCTGTTTGGTCCCTATATGCACAATTTCCGCGAAATTGCTGCGATGGTTGAGCAGGCTCAGGGGGGCGGTCGGATTGAAGACAGTGATGCTCTGCGCCGTGAGTTGGAGCGCCTGCTTGACGATCCGCAGGCCTGTCTGTCCATGGGCGAAAAAGGCTCGGTCCTGCTGCAGAAAAATTCCGGCGCCACGTTGCAAACCCTTCACCATGTCCTGCGCTTAAAGTCCTAGCCATGGCGTTTTTTGTCTCTCTTCATCACCGGCTGGTGACACAGGGGGCACAGACCTGGCCCGACAAGCTGCTATTTGTCGTGCTGTTACCCGTGTCTTTGCTGTACGGTGCTATGAACTGGCTGCGGGGCTCCTGTTATGACCGTGGCTGGCTGTCCACGTATCGCTCCTCATTACCGATTATTTCTGTGGGCAATTTGGCGGTTGGCGGACTCGGCAAGACCCCGGTTGTTGACTGGCTGGTGAACTATTTTTGCCGTCAGGGCAAACGGGTGGCGATAGTCAGTCGCGGCTATGGCGGCAGTTTTACTGGTGACGTTGGTGTCGTGTCTAGCGGCGACGGTCAACTGCTGATGGCGGCGCGTGTTGCCGGTGATGAACCGGTCCTGCTGGCACGCCATAATCCTCACGTGCCGGTGCTGATCGCCCGCAAACGAATGATCGCCATTCAAGAACTGGAGCGCTCTTTTGATGTCGACCTGGTTGTGCTGGATGATGCTTTTCAGCACCGTCAGGTGGGACGATCCATTGATCTGGTCCTGTTGGATGCGACCCGACCGTTTGGCAATGGCTGGCCATTACCGCTGGGTAACCTGCGCGAGTTCCCCTGTGCCCTGCAACGCGCAGATTTGTTGTTGTTGACCCGCGGACAGGGTGCCATCCACGAAAAAATTGCCGAAAAACCGACGTTTTCAAGCCGCCACGTTCTCGCAAAGCACGTTACCGATTTAGAGGGCTCAGAGATCCTCGTTGACCCGCTTCGCGGCAAAACGATTGTTGCCTTTGCCGGTATTGCCAATCCTGACGCTTTTTTCCGTTCGTTATCCGAACTGGGACTCTCGTTATCTCAGCAGATCCCTTTGGCGGATCATGTCGAGTATACCCCTGCCGTCGTGCGCAAACTGACTGAGGCGGCCATCGGGGCCGATGTTCTTATTACCACCGAAAAAGACGCAGTCAAACTAACTGCTAACATGTTTGAAATCCCCTGCTATCAAATTCCGTTAACCATAGAGATTGGAGATTATGAGGCCTTTGGCCGTCATTTACAGACCCTGATCTGAGTTAACGATGTCACTGCAGCCGGAACTGCTCGAGCTACTTGCCTGTCCACAATGTAAACAGCCTGTCGAGATGTCCGGAGATGATGCGGTGCAGTGTCGATCCTGTCACCGCAGTTTTCCGGTGCGGGACGGCATTCCTGTCATGCTGGTTTATCGGGATGACAGGAAACATCCTGAGACTGCGCCTCGGGAAAATCTGCTTCCCGGCACCGGCCCGCTGTTGATCCTTAACGATGGCAAGCCCGGCCATGTCAATCAATCCCTCGCCTTTGCCCAATTACTCAATCGCGACTACCGTTTGTTGGAGGTCGGTTTTAAATACCGCACCTCAAAAGGATTTTCCTATGTCGCCGACCGGCTGGGCTTTTATTCACCACGGCTGTTTATGGCCGATCTCCCCACCGGTCACTATGACGCCGTGGTGTCGGCGGGCTCGGAAACCTATTACGCCAACCGCACCTTGTCGCGTTGTCTGGGCTGTAAATCTATTGCCATCATGATGCCGAAAAGCTACCGGCTTGATTTTGATCTGATTGTTGCTCAGCAGCATGACAACCCACCGCCTAAACCCAATATTGTTTCCGTTCCGATTAATCTGAGTTTTTCCCAGCCGCAGGGTGTTGTAACTCCGGAGGACAATGAACGCTATATTGCCTTGATTATCGGAGGCGACAGTGCTCAGCAAAAACTGGATGTTGAGCTGCTGCGTCGTCAGATTGAAAAAATCATGCAGCTGTTTCCCGGTCACCGGGTGTGGTTGACCACATCGCGTCGCACGCCCACCTCAGCCGAAGAGATGTTGCGCAGTTATGCCTTCTCTGATCCCATCTGGTATTCGGAAAATCCCGTCAATCCGATTTCCGATTTTCTCCATTGCGCCGAGTATGTTTTTGTGACAGCCGATTCGAGTTCTATGATCAGTGAAGCGGTCAGTTTCGGCAATGCCTGTGTCGAGGTGCTGCCTCTGTCCGTCCACATGCCCCGTCGCGGAAAATTTATCCGTCTGTTGTCGCGTCTGGAGGAGATGGACTGCCTGCATGTCTTTGATGGTTCTTGCCGCTGCTGTCAAAAAAAAGTCGATCTGTGTTTTATCCTCAACAAAACCAAATAATTCACACGGATAATCCCGCACTATTATGAAAATCCTTCAGGTTACGGCTGCCTTGCAACAAGGCGGTGTTGAACGGGGAACCGTTGAAATGGCGGCATTTATTGTTGCTCAAGGCGCCCAGAGTCTGGTGGCCTCTCAAGGAGGACGGCTGGTTGAGGAACTGGAAACCCAGGGATCGCAGCATTTCCGACTTCCTTTGGTCAAGCGGACTCCGTGGACCATTGTGTACAGTGCGTTCAAACTGCGTCGCATTATTCAACAGGAACAGGTCAGCCTGGTCCATGCCCGCTCTCGGGCACCGGCATGGGCAGCGTATTTGGCCTGCCATTGGACGGGGGTGCCGTTTGTGACCACGTTTCACGGCACCCATCGCATCCAAAACCGGCTGAAAAAATTTTACAACAGCATCATGGTGCGTGGCCAACGGGTGATTGCCATCAGTGGATTTATTAAAACCCATCTTATGACACATTACGCTGTCGATCCGTGCCGCATTAACGTGGCGCCGCGCGGCTATAACCCGGAGGTGTTTAATCCGGATCTGATTGATGCGAAGCGAATTTGCCAACTGCGTCAGAGTCTGAAGTTGACCAAAGGTGTACCAATCATTTCACTGCCCGGGCGCCTGACACGCTGGAAAGGGCAGGTTGTCCTGCTTGAAGCCCTCAATCAGATTAAAGATCTCTGCTGGCAGGTGGTGTTCATCGGCGGTGAAAATAAAAAAGCCGCGTATCTGCACGAACTCCAAAATTTAGCGACAGGTTATCAGATCGATGACCGGGTCCGATTTGTCGGTGATCAGACCGAAATCGCTGTGTATTACCAGCTTTCCGATCTGGTGGTCTCCGCCTCGACAGAACCCGAGGCCTTCGGGCGAGTGGCTGTGGAAGCGCAAGCTATGGGGTGCCCGGTGGTTGCCTCGGCACATGGTGGCGCGTTGGAAACGGTGCGGGATGGCGAGACCGGCTGGTTGTTTAAACCGGGAGATGCCGAGGATCTTGCGGCAACCTTGAGACGGGTGTTGACCGGTAACGATGATCTGCGCGCCGTCGGCGAGCGAGGTCGGCAGTGGGTGGCACAGCATTATACCATCGACCGCATGTGTCAGGCGGAGTGGGACTGTTATGAGAAGGTGCTCCATGGTTGAAATTGTCCATTGTCGGAGCGGCTTCAGCCGCGAATTCCCATTATGAAAAGGATCAATGACCAGAACAATTCGCGAATAAATTCGCTCCTACAGAGGCTATTTTCGATGACAAAATTGAGTGCTTTTGCGATACAAACCGCCAGCGTTCCATAGCCCGCAAACATCTGGGTCAGTCCCGAGGTTGCTACGAAAGTGCTTAAACGAGCGCCATTCGGGACTTTATCAAATTTTATCGCGAGGGCATCGTGAAGCAACATTCAAAGAGGTGTTTTGGGCCCGCAAATAAAGGCCACGATAAAAATCTATCCACCACACAGACTCAGAGGCACGGAGAAAAATAAAGGATTTTGCTTTTCTCCGTGCCTCTGTGGCTCCGTGGTGGAATTTGGTTTAACGTTATTTTTTAAGACAGGATAACTCATATGCGCGTATTGCATATTGCGTATCAGCAACTGCGACGTTACGGCAAGACCCGGGTGAGCTGGGCGCAAAAATTGACCCGTGGACTGATTAAAAACGATCATTGTGTCCAGGTGTTCAGTGATCGGGATGTCGCGGCGTTCGAAGCACCGTTTGGCTGGCGTGATCTGGGCTGTGGAAAAGCCAATCGCCGCCTCTTGGAGATGGCCGAGGCCTTTGAACCAGACCTGGTGATTGCCGGCCATTGCGACATCATCACCAACGCGACGTTGCTGGAAATCAAGCGTATGCAGCCGGGCGTTGTCCTGGCTCATTGCAATAATGATCCGCTGTTCGTGCCGGAGAATGTCGAGAAAATCAAACAGCGCGCCGAGGTGGTTGATGCGGTTTTTGTCTCGACTGGACGCCGTGAATTGTCCTTGTTTGAGGGTGGTAATGCCCGGCTGTATCACATGCCCAATCCGGTGGATCCGGCGGTGGAAACGCTCAATAACGCCCGGCGAACTGATTTGGATATCGACCTGTTGTTCTGCAGCAACAGCAATGATTTTACCAAACGTTTGCAGATGGTCGGCAAACTCAAAGACAGCCTTGCAAACGAAATGAATTTCAAGACCTTTGGCAGCTTTGGAGAAACTCCGGTGTGGGGACGCGATTATGATCGGGCGTTGGCTGAGACCAAGATGGGGCTGAATCTTAATCGTCAGGAGGGGCATTACTGGTATTCCTCAGCACGCATGGCGCAACTGGCCGGCAATGGAATTCTGCAGTTTACCCATTGCGGGCCACGCTTTGACGAATTATTGCCAACGCAGTCGGTGGTGTATTTCAGTGATGAAGATGATCTGCTCAGAAAGATTCGTCTGTTTCACGCTGATGACGCCATGCGTTGCGCCTGGGCGGAGCAGGCGCGGACGTTTTTCCAGCAGGAGATGAACAATACCTTGTATGCGCAATATATTCTCGAAGCGTCCCTGTTGCAGCCTTTCAGCCATGACTATGTCTGGGCGGAGGATATGCAGCGGAAAGGTTCGCTGGCGTGATGTTGACTCTGACGCAAGCAGAACCTTTCGCTCGGGGCGGCAATCGGTTGTGTTACGTCCATCCCGACAATCCTGATTGTTGCGTAAAGGTGCGTCGCCCCGATTTTACCCTGGAAGATTGTAGGCGCAAAAAAGGCTTTCCCCGGAATCTCAGGCCGTTGTCCAGCTTTGATGATAACCGTGAAGAAGCGGCGGTTATCAAAGAACTGCAGCAACGTCGTGGAGATATTATCCATCAGCACATCTATCGCTGTGATGGTTTTGTTGAGACGGATCTGGGACCAGGGCTGATGACCGAGTTGGTGCGCGATGCGGATGGACGCATTTCACTCTCCCTGAAACAGGACCTGTGGGAACGGGGCTACCCGGAGTCCACCCGTCAGGCGGTTGAAACACTGGCGGAATTCTGGTTGGCACACGTGATTCCATCTCGCGAACTGCTCACGCACAATATCGTGGTGCAGCGTGGTGATCATGGTGAAATCCTGCGACTGGTGGTGATCGACGGACTTGGTTCGCCTTATGTGTTGCCCTTTAACTGGCTGCCGAGAACAGTTCGTCACCGTAAGGTCAGTCAGCGTATCCGGCGGTTACATAAACGAATCAGGCAATTTATCCGTCGCTGCGATAGTGGCCATCCGCCGAGCCGAGTTGGCATGTTGTTACATCGTGGCAACCGACACACCTGCGACAAAAGACCGGATATCGGTCGCAAAGGATTGAACACCCAATGAAGTTGATGCAGATTCTTTTGTCACAGTCTGAGGCTGGTGCTGAGACCTACTTTGAAAAAGTTGCGGTCGCGTTTGCCCAGGACGCGGCGGTTGAGCAGCGCTTGGTTATCGAAGCGCAACCTTCGCGTGAACAGCGCCTGCAGCGATCCGGCGTTGATTTTCGCACCCTGCCCATGGGGCGCATGACCAAGCCGCTTTTTTATCACCACCGCTTGAAACGGGAGGTGCAACGGTTCAATCCCGATCTGATTGTCACCTGGGTCAACCGGGCGTCACGTAAGTGTCCGCCAACCTCAGCCGTGGTGGTGGGCCGTCTCGGCGGCTATTACGACATCGCCAATTATCGCAAATGTGATCATCTGATTGTCAATACTCCGGATTTGATGCGCCATGTAACCGGTCATGGCTGGCCGCAACAACGTGTCAGCATGATTTCCAATTTTGGCGAACTCCCTGAAAGTCTGGAAGTCCCTGAGTCGTTGCCATCTATTCCTGCTGATCATCGGGTGTTGCTGACCTTAGGGCGACTACATGAAAAAAAAGCCCAGGATGTTCTGATCCGGGCACTGCCCGATATTCCGCAGTCTATTCTGTTGATCGCCGGTGACGGTGACTTGAGACCATCGCTGGCTGAACTGGCCACCTCGTTGGGTGTTGCTGATCGGGTTCATTTTCTCGGCCTGCGCAAAGATGTTCGGGCGTTGTTTGAGCTGGCTGATATTTGCGTGTTTCCATCCCGTTTTGAACCGCTGGGTAATGTGGTGTTGGAAGCCTGGTCGACCGGGATCCCCATCGTCGCAGCGGCCAGTCAGGGACCTTCCTGGCTGATTGACGATGGGAGCAATGGTTTGCTGTTTGAGGTGGACAGTGCCGTTCACTGTGCGGCCCAAGTCAATCGTCTGCTGGTGGATCAATCCCTTGCGGATCGCCTGGTTGAGCAGGGGCGGCGGACGTTTTCTCAAGAGTTCAGCATGGAGGTGATCATCACCCGATACAAAGCGCTTTTTATGAATCTTGTCGCCCAACAGGCTTGCGGAGGGGCGGTATGATGAGTCTTCCCAGAGTCGCCCAGGTCCTTGCCGGAGCACCGCATGGTGGGGCGGAAAATTTCTATGTACGTCTGGTGCAGGGGCTGCATGATACCAAGACCATTGAACAAAAGGCGTTTGTCCGCAACCATCCCCAGCGTGTCGCGGCGTTGCGCGGCCATGGCTTGAGCGTTGACGGATTTCGTTTTGGTGCCCCTTTGCATATTTTTGATCGTCTGCGCTTTGTGCGCGCCCTTAAAACCTTTGATCCCGACATTGTCATGACCTGGATGAATCGGGCCAGTGGACTGACCCCGCGGGGCTCTTACCAATTGGTCTGTCGCCTCGGCCATTATTACAATCTCAAATATTACCGCCATGCCGATTACTGGGTGGGGATTTCCAAGGGGATCTGCGATCACCTGGTGCGGGGCGGCATGTCGGCGAAGCGGGTGGTGCATATCCCGAATTTTGCCGATGAAACACCGGTCTGTGCCTTGCCGCGCGATAGCTTTAATACCCCGATGGATCGCCCGTTGTTGTTGGCTGCCGGGCGTTTGCATATCAACAAAGGGTTCGACACGTTGTTGCAGGCGCTGGTGACGGTTCCTGATGCCATTCTGTGGCTGGCTGGAGCCGGTCCGGAGGAGCAGGCTCTTAAGACATTGTGTCGCGAGTTGGGGCTGGATGAGCGGGTGCGTTTTCTCGGGTGGCGCAACGATGTGACGGCTCTGATGCACACGGCGGATCTGTTTGTGTGCCCGTCACGTCATGAGGGGCTGGGATCGATTGTGATGGAATCGTGGGCGCATCAGTGCCCGATTGTGGCGACCAACTCTCAGGGGCCGGGGGAGGTGATTGAGGATGGTGTGACCGGACTGGTGGTGCCGGTGGATGAGCCCCAATCGCTGGCAACAGCGATCAATGGACTGTTGCTCGATCCGACCGCCCGACAATGCCTTGCCGACCAGGCGGCCCAACACTATCAGCGTCATTACAGTCAGCGCGTTATCGTTGACCACTATAACCGATTTTATTGCTCTCTTATGTAACGTATCTTTTTTAAGCCGACGATGTCGGCGGGGGGGAGATGTTTTTTGGCTGACCGGACTTTTATACACCGCAAACTTGAGACTTCATTGTGGTTGATACGGTAAAAACACACGATAAAATCAGTGCTTGGGAGCGTATTTTTGGCGGCGATTTATGGGTTTTGCGTACGCTCATGCGGCGGATTGTCAGTGTGCTTTTTGCTCTGATTCCGGTAAAAGCCTGGCGGCACCAGGCACGGGAAAACTTGGACCGCTGGATTATCGCGTGCAATGCTGGAAAAATCGCCCATTTCATCGAGCACTATCCTGCGGTCAAAAGTGAACTGGAAACCGTTGCGTTTATTGTTGAAAAGCGAGCCAGTATCGGTCGTTTTGGTGACGGTGAATTCAATATGTGCATTGGCCGCCATAAATCATTTCAGACGTATGACAGCACTCTGGTCATTCGGCTAAAAGAGATTCTGCACAACACCGACGAGAATTTTCTTGTCGGCATCAATACCATTCAGGCCGAGCATGATCTGACCGAGATCTGGAAAAAGTTTGTTGTGCGCCGGGGGAATCGGGTTTTGAAACTTCTCGATCTCAATCGACGGTATCATTCCTCAACCATCACCACGGTTTTTCCTCAAGAAACCACCTCTTTTAAGCAGTATGTCGCCGCACTTAAATTGATCTGGCACAACCGAAAGGTGGTCTTTGTCGTTGGTCGCAACAGTCGGTTTTTTTTCGAGGAGGAGCTGTTTGATAATCTGCGCTGCCATGAATTTGTTTATGGCCCTGCCAAAGACGCGTTCAGCGTTTACGATGACCTGCTGGAGAAGGTGACGGATTATGATATCGATTGGCTGATTCTGATTGCTCTCGGACCGACCGCCACGGTCATGGCCTACGATCTGTATTGCAAAGGGTACCAGGCGATTGATCTCGGCCAGACACCTTCCAAATATCATAAAGCCAAATACGGCACTCTTTATCCTGATGATCATCCCCTTTTTGATCCGAATCCTCTGTGATGCACCGTGTTGAGTGATGGTTTGTCCCAGATTTTTCGCCGTATTTTGCCAGAGGTTTTTGCATGAAATTGATGCGAAAAAAGTCTCTTCTGCTTGCCTTATCCTGTTTGTGGCTTGTTCTTTTTCCGGCAAAAGGCGCTGTGTTTCAGGGCTGTCTTTATCTGTTGCCCCTGCTGGTTGTGGTCTATCGCGATACGCGCAAGCTGTTTTGGGAGCATGCCGGACATTTTGCGGTGCTGAGTGGCTGTTTTGCACTGCCTCTGTTGATTTCCGAACTGCGTGCAGTGGTGTTTTTTGGGAGGCCATTCAGTGATGGTGCGTTTGAAGCGTTCTGGCGCCTGGCGGTTGTTCCGCTGGTGCTGGTCACGGTGTGCCGTTATTGCCGATGCACGGCACGGCAACTACTCATCGCCCTGGTCGGCGTGGGGATTTTTTATGGGCTGGCCGGATTGAGTGGGGTGTTTTTTGAGATGGTTCCTGTGCTGCGTTCTTTTGGCGCGCGTGCTGCCGGCTTTGTTTCAAATCCCAACCCGTTTGGATTCTTGATGGCCGTCACCTGTCTGGTGGCCCTGTTTTTGGTCATGACGGCGCGCCATAACAGGGAACTGGTTTTCGCTGTTGTCGGGGGTGGTGTTGGCTTTGCCGGTCTCCTTGTTTCCGGAAGTCGGAGTGCTTTGCTGGCATGGTGCGTTGCGTTGGTTGTCATGGTGGTTCTGGGATGGCGACATTGTCCTGTGTTTTCTCTGTCCAAGAGAACCATGGTCTGTGGTGGTGTGGTCGTCCTGCTGCTGGTCGCGATTGTCGTTGCCCTGCCGAGCTGCTATGTAGATCTGATCCACCATCGCATGGCTCATGTTGCGCAGGGCGATATCCGTCTGACGATCTGGTCGCGCTATCTGGAGCGCTTTGTCGAGCATCCTGTCCTGGGTGTGCCGATTTGTTGCGATCATAAAATCCAGATCAATGGTCAGGGCTTTGGCCCGCACAATATGTATCTGTCTGTTCTTGTTCAATCCGGCATTGTTGGAGCCGGAGCGCTGATAAGCGGTTTGCTCTGGTTGATCCGTAAGACGGCTTTAAACTGTCGAGAACGAACCGTGGTGGTGCCGATGGCGTTGCTGTTGTGTTTTTATTGCTTCTTTAATTCGTCATTCTTCGGCAATGAAATGACCCAGGGGGTGTTTGCTTTGGTTGTGGTTTTGAGTCTTCACCGCATAAATGAGTTGACTGGATGAAATTTCTTGTGACCGGTGCCGCCGGTTTTATCGGGATGCATGTCGCCAAGCGCTTACTGCGGGAGGGGCATGAGGTTATTGGTCTGGACAACCTGAATCCTTATTCTGATCCGGCGTTGAAAGCCTATCGTTTGGCTCAATTGCAGGCTTATGACCTGTTCAGCTTTGTTGAACTGGATTTGACCCGTCGTGAGTGCATCGCTGAATTGTTTCAGCGGGAACATTTCCAACGGGTCATTCATCTCGCCGCCCAAGCCGGAGTGCGTCATTCTCTGAATGCCCCGTTTGATTATGTCGACAGTAATCTGGTCGGCATGATGACCGTTTTGGAGGGCTGTCGTCATCATCAGGTGGAGCATCTGGTGTTTGCCTCATCCAGCTCGGTTTACGGCATGAACAGTGCGATCCCATTCAGTGAGACTGATCAGGTCGACCACCCTGTGTCGTTGTATGCCGCGACGAAAAAATCCTGTGAACTGATGGCCCACTCCTATGCCCATTTGTATGGTCTGCCAGCCACTGGCTTGAGGTTTTTTACCGTTTATGGCCCCGGCGGACGTCCGGATATGGCGCCGTGGATTTTTACGGAAGCGATTATCAATAATCAGCCGATCAAGGTGTTTAACCGTGGCGAAATGGAGCGCGATTTTACCTACATTGACGATGTTGTGGAGTGTGTGAACCGGATTCAGCAATGTGTTCCCGTTCGGCATATGCAGGATGGGGCCATGACACAAGCCCCCTATGAAATTTATAATATCGGCAATCATCAGC encodes the following:
- a CDS encoding 3-deoxy-D-manno-octulosonic acid transferase, with the protein product MVYLLYDIVIWLVALFLVPCYLIRGLIQGKVRRGLRERLGFFSPDRFNYDTSRQVFWIHAVSVGETRAAIPLIKALRKKHPDAVLVLSNVTETGHEIARGIQVVDECLFFPLDASWVVQRVVQRVRPDQVIIVETELWPNFIRTCHRFGIPVHLVNGRISDRSFPRYLRFKKLLQPLLGLLNSFCMQSQTDADRVEQLGAPLDKIVVTGNIKFDMESSLPADVSNEQLRREFHIPKNCRVLVAGSTHSGEEELVITVYQQLRKRFDDLLLILVPRHPERCDQVAEWLTDARLQWQRRSQLADQPLACGQVLLVDTIGEMLKFYQLAQVIFVGGSLVPIGGHNVLEASLLKKPVLFGPYMHNFREIAAMVEQAQGGGRIEDSDALRRELERLLDDPQACLSMGEKGSVLLQKNSGATLQTLHHVLRLKS
- the lpxK gene encoding tetraacyldisaccharide 4'-kinase, with amino-acid sequence MAFFVSLHHRLVTQGAQTWPDKLLFVVLLPVSLLYGAMNWLRGSCYDRGWLSTYRSSLPIISVGNLAVGGLGKTPVVDWLVNYFCRQGKRVAIVSRGYGGSFTGDVGVVSSGDGQLLMAARVAGDEPVLLARHNPHVPVLIARKRMIAIQELERSFDVDLVVLDDAFQHRQVGRSIDLVLLDATRPFGNGWPLPLGNLREFPCALQRADLLLLTRGQGAIHEKIAEKPTFSSRHVLAKHVTDLEGSEILVDPLRGKTIVAFAGIANPDAFFRSLSELGLSLSQQIPLADHVEYTPAVVRKLTEAAIGADVLITTEKDAVKLTANMFEIPCYQIPLTIEIGDYEAFGRHLQTLI
- a CDS encoding ELM1/GtrOC1 family putative glycosyltransferase, translating into MSLQPELLELLACPQCKQPVEMSGDDAVQCRSCHRSFPVRDGIPVMLVYRDDRKHPETAPRENLLPGTGPLLILNDGKPGHVNQSLAFAQLLNRDYRLLEVGFKYRTSKGFSYVADRLGFYSPRLFMADLPTGHYDAVVSAGSETYYANRTLSRCLGCKSIAIMMPKSYRLDFDLIVAQQHDNPPPKPNIVSVPINLSFSQPQGVVTPEDNERYIALIIGGDSAQQKLDVELLRRQIEKIMQLFPGHRVWLTTSRRTPTSAEEMLRSYAFSDPIWYSENPVNPISDFLHCAEYVFVTADSSSMISEAVSFGNACVEVLPLSVHMPRRGKFIRLLSRLEEMDCLHVFDGSCRCCQKKVDLCFILNKTK
- a CDS encoding glycosyltransferase family 4 protein, producing the protein MKILQVTAALQQGGVERGTVEMAAFIVAQGAQSLVASQGGRLVEELETQGSQHFRLPLVKRTPWTIVYSAFKLRRIIQQEQVSLVHARSRAPAWAAYLACHWTGVPFVTTFHGTHRIQNRLKKFYNSIMVRGQRVIAISGFIKTHLMTHYAVDPCRINVAPRGYNPEVFNPDLIDAKRICQLRQSLKLTKGVPIISLPGRLTRWKGQVVLLEALNQIKDLCWQVVFIGGENKKAAYLHELQNLATGYQIDDRVRFVGDQTEIAVYYQLSDLVVSASTEPEAFGRVAVEAQAMGCPVVASAHGGALETVRDGETGWLFKPGDAEDLAATLRRVLTGNDDLRAVGERGRQWVAQHYTIDRMCQAEWDCYEKVLHG
- a CDS encoding glycosyltransferase, producing the protein MRVLHIAYQQLRRYGKTRVSWAQKLTRGLIKNDHCVQVFSDRDVAAFEAPFGWRDLGCGKANRRLLEMAEAFEPDLVIAGHCDIITNATLLEIKRMQPGVVLAHCNNDPLFVPENVEKIKQRAEVVDAVFVSTGRRELSLFEGGNARLYHMPNPVDPAVETLNNARRTDLDIDLLFCSNSNDFTKRLQMVGKLKDSLANEMNFKTFGSFGETPVWGRDYDRALAETKMGLNLNRQEGHYWYSSARMAQLAGNGILQFTHCGPRFDELLPTQSVVYFSDEDDLLRKIRLFHADDAMRCAWAEQARTFFQQEMNNTLYAQYILEASLLQPFSHDYVWAEDMQRKGSLA
- a CDS encoding YrbL family protein → MLTLTQAEPFARGGNRLCYVHPDNPDCCVKVRRPDFTLEDCRRKKGFPRNLRPLSSFDDNREEAAVIKELQQRRGDIIHQHIYRCDGFVETDLGPGLMTELVRDADGRISLSLKQDLWERGYPESTRQAVETLAEFWLAHVIPSRELLTHNIVVQRGDHGEILRLVVIDGLGSPYVLPFNWLPRTVRHRKVSQRIRRLHKRIRQFIRRCDSGHPPSRVGMLLHRGNRHTCDKRPDIGRKGLNTQ
- a CDS encoding glycosyltransferase, with amino-acid sequence MKLMQILLSQSEAGAETYFEKVAVAFAQDAAVEQRLVIEAQPSREQRLQRSGVDFRTLPMGRMTKPLFYHHRLKREVQRFNPDLIVTWVNRASRKCPPTSAVVVGRLGGYYDIANYRKCDHLIVNTPDLMRHVTGHGWPQQRVSMISNFGELPESLEVPESLPSIPADHRVLLTLGRLHEKKAQDVLIRALPDIPQSILLIAGDGDLRPSLAELATSLGVADRVHFLGLRKDVRALFELADICVFPSRFEPLGNVVLEAWSTGIPIVAAASQGPSWLIDDGSNGLLFEVDSAVHCAAQVNRLLVDQSLADRLVEQGRRTFSQEFSMEVIITRYKALFMNLVAQQACGGAV
- a CDS encoding glycosyltransferase, translated to MMSLPRVAQVLAGAPHGGAENFYVRLVQGLHDTKTIEQKAFVRNHPQRVAALRGHGLSVDGFRFGAPLHIFDRLRFVRALKTFDPDIVMTWMNRASGLTPRGSYQLVCRLGHYYNLKYYRHADYWVGISKGICDHLVRGGMSAKRVVHIPNFADETPVCALPRDSFNTPMDRPLLLAAGRLHINKGFDTLLQALVTVPDAILWLAGAGPEEQALKTLCRELGLDERVRFLGWRNDVTALMHTADLFVCPSRHEGLGSIVMESWAHQCPIVATNSQGPGEVIEDGVTGLVVPVDEPQSLATAINGLLLDPTARQCLADQAAQHYQRHYSQRVIVDHYNRFYCSLM
- a CDS encoding GT-D fold domain-containing glycosyltransferase; this encodes MVDTVKTHDKISAWERIFGGDLWVLRTLMRRIVSVLFALIPVKAWRHQARENLDRWIIACNAGKIAHFIEHYPAVKSELETVAFIVEKRASIGRFGDGEFNMCIGRHKSFQTYDSTLVIRLKEILHNTDENFLVGINTIQAEHDLTEIWKKFVVRRGNRVLKLLDLNRRYHSSTITTVFPQETTSFKQYVAALKLIWHNRKVVFVVGRNSRFFFEEELFDNLRCHEFVYGPAKDAFSVYDDLLEKVTDYDIDWLILIALGPTATVMAYDLYCKGYQAIDLGQTPSKYHKAKYGTLYPDDHPLFDPNPL
- a CDS encoding O-antigen ligase family protein — protein: MKLMRKKSLLLALSCLWLVLFPAKGAVFQGCLYLLPLLVVVYRDTRKLFWEHAGHFAVLSGCFALPLLISELRAVVFFGRPFSDGAFEAFWRLAVVPLVLVTVCRYCRCTARQLLIALVGVGIFYGLAGLSGVFFEMVPVLRSFGARAAGFVSNPNPFGFLMAVTCLVALFLVMTARHNRELVFAVVGGGVGFAGLLVSGSRSALLAWCVALVVMVVLGWRHCPVFSLSKRTMVCGGVVVLLLVAIVVALPSCYVDLIHHRMAHVAQGDIRLTIWSRYLERFVEHPVLGVPICCDHKIQINGQGFGPHNMYLSVLVQSGIVGAGALISGLLWLIRKTALNCRERTVVVPMALLLCFYCFFNSSFFGNEMTQGVFALVVVLSLHRINELTG
- a CDS encoding SDR family NAD(P)-dependent oxidoreductase, translated to MKFLVTGAAGFIGMHVAKRLLREGHEVIGLDNLNPYSDPALKAYRLAQLQAYDLFSFVELDLTRRECIAELFQREHFQRVIHLAAQAGVRHSLNAPFDYVDSNLVGMMTVLEGCRHHQVEHLVFASSSSVYGMNSAIPFSETDQVDHPVSLYAATKKSCELMAHSYAHLYGLPATGLRFFTVYGPGGRPDMAPWIFTEAIINNQPIKVFNRGEMERDFTYIDDVVECVNRIQQCVPVRHMQDGAMTQAPYEIYNIGNHQPIELKRFVTAIERSCGQIAEKIYLDMQPGDVLKTYAETSRLKAAIGYQPHTSIEQGVGQFVGWYRDVWLSRDR